The stretch of DNA cccactgctcagacccaaataatcacacaaaaactatattaattgcaatactgcttggccattgtaacatgagggcctgcttgctgaggtctgttctgcccagttcccacagccagtaaatcccaaagaaatcacacagaaagtctaCATTAGAcataaactgactggcccattagctcaggcttcatattagctcttataacttatattagcccattattctagtatatgttagccacatggctcagtacctttttcagcaggttaggtcacatcttgtttctcccgtggtctgtgcaggactggggaaagagcttccttctttccagaatactcctgttctcattgccccacctctacttcctgtctggttatcccatctatacttcctgcctggctactggccaatcagcatttatttaaaacataactgacagaatacagaattgtcctgcaccagCCAATAGTTTAGGTGTATTTCtgacttttatatcttaaattaacccatttctattaatctgtgtattgtcatgaggctgtggcttactgggaaggttccaggtccttctccttcagcagctacatgcaCTTTTGACTCCTCCTACTTTCTATATCTCTTTTAGCCCGGCTACATtttgctaagtcattggctgaaacagctttattcattagccaataaaagcaacacacacagaaggacatctcCCGTCATCtacccttttctgtctaattaagaaggaaagttttaactttaaaatagcaaaattacatatacaacAGTTACCAAGAAAAAATTAGTTACAATACTtcatgagtctaaagttttatatctaatttatcttttatcataactaagaaaagctgtaactatctagtctttaactccattaaagaccccagaaggatatattacctatgtaaacaggaatatcttgtaagcaacttccaaaactctagaattgacagagacattttgctgcctggacagtcacctaaagtttaTTCTGCCCTAccgtaggccaaagcagctttattaacCAACCAATacggcaacacatatacagaaggatatcccacatcacaGTGACTTCCTGATGGGAGAAAAACAAGCCCACTTTAGGCTTCAGCACTAGCCACCAAGCTGGCGGGTACAAATGGGGCAGGCCGCCTGGAAGCCTCCCTCGGTGCTGTAAACTCTGGGCTGCTGCCCTGGCACAGCATGCAGCATGTACTGGTATGTCTCTTCTGTGGAGCTGAGGGTGGAACTTAGGgccttatacatgctaggcaagagctccacCACACAGCTACATGTCCAGCCTCAGCCATTACTGGCTATTTTTACATCCATCCCCACGAGAGAAGGCTCTTCTATCTCACAGAGTGCAATTCAAGGCTCAGAGACTTAATACCCTGCCCCAGGTCAAGGAGCTGAGGTCCAGCAAAACCCAAGTCTCCAGACTCCAAGTCTATgttcctctgccttctggtttCATAGCAGTGAGCTGCCTCAGTGATCTTGGCATAGCATTTAGAATGCCCTATTGAGCACAATGTTCAACCAAGGGCTTTTTCCTAAAGGTGGTTAACATCTTCTTTTTTGGCCCAAGACAACTTTGACCTTCTTctccacctgcctccatctccaaagctgagtacaggcacacacagccatGCCTGCTTATATGCAGCTCTAGGGATTGAATGCAGGGTTTTACTGCCTGCATGCTAGATGAGCAGTCTACCGTGGAGCTTCAGTCCCAGCCTATGGGTATTAGCTTCTGCCTCATCAATGTTCTTGGCCTTCCCCTCTAAAATCCGGTGTAACCAGGGATATGGGAGGCCtagttgctgttcttttttttttttaaatttgttttcaaatatttatttatttatttatttatttatttatttatttattatacaatgttctgtctgtgtgtatgcctgcaggccagaagaggacaccaaacctcattacagatggttgtgagccaccatgtggttgccgggaattgaactcaagacctttggaagagcaggcaatgctcttgaccactgagccatctctccagctccctagttGCTGTTCTTTACTTGAGTGTGGTCAGGGTTCCAAACACTTGTGAGAAACGTTCTTTGTCCAGGATTCGGCCATAGCGCAGGGTAAGGTAGAAGGTCTGCTTGCCACTGTACTGCTGGATGCGTACAAACACTTCCTGGGCCTGGTCCTTGGATTCTGTCAGAGGTATCATGTCTGACACGGCATAGTATGTGTCCTGTCGCCATCCCCAGAAGGTCAGGTGGGCCACTCGAAGCATGGTACCCGACTCATTCACATAGAGGATGCCCACCAGCCTCCTGAAGAAGTAGCTCATCCAGCACAGCATGGCCAGGGCAAAGCAGGCAATCCCACTCATCAGGCAGAGTGAATTGAGGGTCAGGAGGCCCTGTGAGTATGAGTAGAAACCCGGAGGCAGGGCTATCACAGTCATAGCTGTCTGAGCCAGCTTCAGCCGGGACACATACCCGAGTACTCTGATGGCATTAAATCGGTAGATTGTGTGAAACTTTTCAGTCTCTGTGCCTGGGGGCTTCTCCTGTGAGGTGGGGGACGTGCTCCCCACCCACCTTCTGGAATCTCCCTGCCCAGTACAGTACCACAGTCGATGAAGAGGCCTCCCCCACACAGCTGGCCCCTGAAACCTTGGCAGGGCTCGAAGGAGGACAGCCTGGAAAAGAGAGGTTTCTTTCAGAATTCAACCATGAAGAGCACACAACGAACGAAGCAAAGCCCCTAGAAAGGCTCCAGGGAAGCCTGGAAAGCCGCCAGGGCTGCCAAAGGAATGATAAAGCTAAACAgctaaatactttattttctgtggaatTCTACTCTGGATAAGTACCATACTCTTCTTTTTGCAGGTAAACAAACCCTACTCCCAACCAGTGAGATATCCCATCAAGTATAAACCCTACTCCCAACCAGTGAGATATCCCATCAAGTGAAAGTGCTGGCCACCAAGCCAggtgacttgaatttgatccctgaaGCCAACATGGTGGAGGAAGAAAAATTCCTCATGCAAGGATGTCCTTGACCCCCACAGGCCATGGCACAAGCACGTGCACACGAACTGAACACACacaggatgatgatgatgatgatgatgatgatgatgatgatgatgatgatgatgatgatgatgattatggtttttcaagaccgggtttctctgtagctttggagcctgtcctggaactagaccagactggcctcgaactcacagagatccacctgcctctgcctccccagtcctgggattaaaggtgggcaccaccactgccggcattttttttttaagttaaaaaactaAGCCCCCCCCCGTCTCGAAAAAGCTAAAAACTAAGACCCCACCcccatcaaagaaagaaagaaagacagacagacagacagacagacaactcAACGGAATGAATGGGGCCGAGTCTGGTTCTCAGGCCAGTTCTTCCCCTAGGCAGGTCCAAACAAACACTGGAAAGGTTTAGTTCCAGACATTCAGCAGAGACCTTCTGAGAGCCAACAGGAAACTTGAACTTGCGTCCATAAGTCTGTGAGGCACTTCAAGGGGTAAACTAATCGGTGTCATAGTGGGAAACCCAAGCACCAAAACTGTGGGGTACTTGTCACAGTACCTCTGCAGTTCTCCGGCTGCCTTATGTCAGGAGAACTGCTTTCTATTAGCCTGCTTGAGACACGCGGGGGTCCCCAACGCGCTGCACAATGTTTCTCTGGGTGAGTAGCATAGTGAGCAACTTCAGGGCTTTACAGTCAGAGGAAGGCTCTGATCCCGGCTCCCACAGACACTAGCTGTGCATCCTTCTTCACAGCCTCGGCATACGCTGAGGGAGACAAGGTTCTTAGGCCCTGAATTTGCTGAGCGCTCAGGGAGTTACAGCGACTCCGACCGCCCACGTGACCCAAGGGGCTCGGAGGAGGCCGGCCTTCCACCGGCGGCGCTCCCGGATCGGCGGCCCTGGCATCCTTGCTGCCAGTCCGAGGCCCAGCCAGGATCCCCTGAACGCGTACCCTCTTTCGCCGCCCACTACCTGCCCGTCTTACCATGATCCCGTCTCCTGCTCTGAGAAATAAACGGACTCGTCCCGGAAACTTGAAGAGCGCGTGCGCGTGTGGTTAAAAAGACGCATGcgctaactaaaaaaaaaaaaaatatgagtctGTGTTCTTGGGGATTGTAGTTTCAAATCCTGTATCAGCTGTGAATCATTTAGGGAATTCTCCTCTTCCCGTCGTGCCTTGGACTACGGGCCTCGGCGTGGACCCGGAAGTTCCGGGTGCAGTTCCGGGTGCCAACGAGTCTTCTGACTGGAGCCAtggctgctctctgcctcttcGACGTGGATGGGACCCTGACTGCCCCGCGGCAGGTAGGCGGCGCCCGGGAGGCTCGCGGCCGTGGAGTGGAGCCCGTGCAGCGCCCAGACCGCGGTGACGACCGCCCGGGAACCTGGAGATGCGGGTCCTGAGCGGGGTGCGGAGGAAGAGGGGGCCAAAAAAACTTCCAGCAGGAAATGTTCAGAGTCGGAAAGTTCGGGTCTGAATTTCTTTGGGGGCCTGGGGATTGGTGACCAGCTTAGGCCCTCGACCTGCTGTGTCACCTTTGGCTGTGTTGTCTAGTGTATCAAAGGCAGGCTTTCAGCTCTCCGACCTTGAGCAAATCACTCTCTCGGAGCCCCTGAAGCCACTTTAAACGGGTGTATTGCCTGTTGCATGGGGTGTTGGTGAGGATGACAGAAATTCGTGACAGTGCCGAGCCCAGATCAAGCCTCAATGGTGAGCTGCTCCCAGCAGCCCCTGCAGCGATGGGTTCCAGACCGTCTGCTAGAGAGCATACAAGGTCCAGTGGAACTTCCTTCCCGCTCACAGATCTGGTTGTTGTGATCAACCTCCTTTGCACAACGTGGTGATTGAGCAGGAGTAATTCAGACTTGAGGCTGTGCACAGATAGCTTAAATGTCGCCACGTCTACTCCACCTCTTTCAGATTTCATAGGGTGTGTTCCGGAAGCCCTTGTTAAGTGTGTGTAACCTTAGATATATTGGCAATTACATATGTACAGTGTATCTCGGTCAAATTCACCCCCAACTTCTCTGTGTTCCCTATTGAGGACACCTGCCCCAAATCCCTCTTccatttccatgtttttttttttaatagcccaCGAAGTTCACTtagtattacacacacacacacataagcacgcGCCTGTGTAGTTATCTACGTAGGCTCAGGCAACATACCCTGCAGCCACCATCCGTGCTGGAAAGTTAGCTGatttgatcttgtgcaggtaaccacgGAAGCTGGGAATTCTTGAGGACAACGGCCGTAAAACGTCCAGGAGACAGCGTTTCTCAAGACGCCTCATCCTCTGGGTCTTACATTCTTTCAACTCCCTGAACCTTGGCAGGATTGAtaagatgtcccatttagggcacTTACTCTTACCACTTTGACCAAATAAAAGTCTGCTTTAATGCCcactacaaaaagaaactttGCTTCCCAAGGTTGAGAGCAGCATTAATCTATGGGggtaaacataaatatttagaaggcagtttaacaagatgtccatttagcaaaacaacagtagtagGTCCTCCCATAGGGCCTATGAGCTCCTAAGTCATGGCTTTTGACTAAGTTTACTGTCACAGGCATTAATTCCCTCCTGTGGGGCAGGTCTCACACCCAGTCAGAAAGTGATCTGGTTACCTGTGTAACAAACATGCCACCATTGCACAGGTGAGCATGCATTGCTTAGCATGTCAGTGCTGTAGCATGACTGGGAAATACCATTCATGACTTTTCTCCCCGCGGTGgtttgcatagcaccttccaacACTGCCAAAGCCATCTGTGTCAGTTCCAGCCTGATTTCTCTGTCTTGTAACCAAAGAGTGCTGTGCCTTCAGCAATATGGGACTTAACATCTAGTTAGGgtaggcaaccaagagcaatggcaaaagcctgtattgttttggggtCTCAGGTCTCTCTGGTCAAAACCTCcacctggcactgggattttttttttaataactcttGTCTTCTGAAACTAtattgtgtatacacatatgcttTACAAAATAATAGGTTTTCATAAAGTTTTTAAATACATCCTTAATTTTAGAAAAACCACCATCTAACCCCTTTCTACCTCATTCTACCTTTCTGAGCCACAGTTTGATTTATCTAGGGATGGCATTAAACCACACGTTCTCCAGAGCCCTTTCTAGCTCAGCTTCATTGCTCAATACACATTTATGAGTTAAGTCAATAGAAAGGTGGACAGGTGGCATAGGGTTTAAATCTCTGCAGGAAAATTTGAtggttcagagccagcctgggctaaataatgagtttgaggcaaacctggggaacttgtctcaaaacaacaaaagccaataGTAGTctagaacaggaagcagaattcATATTTTGTAAAGGGCTATATATTAAGTACTTTTGTCTCTGTAAAACATGGCCTGTAGCAGCTACTCAACTTTAGTGCAAAAGCAGCCACAGACCATATGTAAACTGAGTAGCTATGTTCTAATTTATTACAGaggccactgagatggctcaatgggtagatTCATTTACCCCTAAGCTTTGGGACctgactgagttcaattcctggaacccacatggtggaaggagagaactaacacccacaagttgtcttctgacctcccctTGTACATTGTGGCACATGTACGTGCATGTACATAcgtaataagaataaaattatagagACAAGCCGTTGTTCAGTCTGGTCCAGGAGCAGTAGTGGTCAGGAGTCAACCTGCAGTCTTCCACCACCTTTCCTCCTGGAAATTACTACTACCACCCcatcccccgagacagggtttctctgtgtagccatgcctgtcctggaactcgctctgtagatccacctgcctctgcctccaactattgggattaaaggtgcgcaccactgCCTCACTAGCTACTACCATTCAAACGTAAGAAAACTGAAACCAGTGAAGTCCTGACTGCCTGCTTCTCATAGCAGCTGTGATGGTGAAAGTCCCTGGGTCTCGGGCACTGTTAGCTGTCCAGTTTGTCATTTCCTTTCACTGTGCTAGGGTGGAGCCACTCCAGGTACTAGATATTGAGAAAGTGCTTCTGTTTCCGGGGTAAATGGGGCTAGATAAGCATGAAGTATAAAATAGCAGAGAAGCCAGGTAGGTGATCCAGAGTGTATTCCCTTTCACGCATTTGGAACGATATGCTTGCAATGATCATAAGCAATTgtagcaataaaacaaaactaatttgaaagagagctgggtactgtgattaaaatattttagcacaGATCTGTTTATCATCAGCCTTTCCTGCTTATCCTGTGTAATCTTAGACATCACTAATCACAATGTGGtctggaagaggaagaacaagTTATCTTTTATTGCAGTTCTTGTGACATGATATGACCTGCCTGGGTTCAATCTAGTTAACATGGACTCCAGACGTCTGCACATTTCCCTGTTTGTGTAGAAGTTTGTCTTCCTGGGTGTTTTCTTCCACATGTCATTCCATCCCTAAACAGTAGGACTTGAGAAAagctttcaaaaaaagaaaaaaggacataGGCCTCCATCATTTTCCAGTTCTGGCATCCTGAAAACTCACACAGAGATCATTGACAGAAATAGTGAACAGAGAACCCATATCCCTGTCACTTCGGTTAAAAGCAGCTGACATTTCATCATAATAATTTTGCATTTCCTCTTGCTTAGTAACTTTCTAGACCACAATCATCATGCTACCTCACCTCTTCgtagtttgtttctgtttctgttaaaaGACAATCTTAGTAAATCCAGCTGTGTAgccaaagctgaccttgaactcctgatcctcgtgcctccatttcccaagtgttggtatcACAGACTTGTGACACTATACCCACTTCTGATGTATTAAATCATATGCATGTAGTATAAAAAAACCTTTAAACAACAGAAGATTGGACTGAAGGGATGGTGCCATGATTAAGAGTACTGACGACTCTTCCAAAGGGCCCAGCATCCAcgtagtgactcacaaccatctgcaactctggTTCTAGGTGATCCAGACTCCTCAGGCACTATATGCATGCAGCACAGAGATACATttgaacaaaacagacaaaaaggaaTAACCTAGAGCTATGTCTTATTAaaaggtcaccacaacataaaatggaaaaagcaagttgccaactatatatgtgtgtgtgtgtgtgtgtgtgtgtgtgtgtgtgtgtgtgtgtgtgactaaacAAGTGGGAATAGATATAACtaaatattaagtttttctaCAGACCTAGTGTAAAAATCAGAACTAAATTAGTTTGCAGTTCATCTGATTATTATCACTCAGAATCGTCCTGTTTTCCTTCCTGACATGTAGAAAATTACAAAAGACATGGATGGCTTTCTACAAAAATTGAGGCAGAAGACCAAAATTGGAGTGGTAGGTGGGTCAGATTTTGAGAAAGTGCAAGAGCAACTGGGAAGTGATGGTAAGTGCTAATTCCACTCTAGCAAGATTAACTTCTGATGATACTGAGACCTGCCGCCCAGTGTCCCCTGCAGTCCGAAGCTACCATCACTCATGTAGC from Microtus ochrogaster isolate Prairie Vole_2 chromosome 7, MicOch1.0, whole genome shotgun sequence encodes:
- the Tmem186 gene encoding transmembrane protein 186, which produces MAVLLRALPRFQGPAVWGRPLHRLWYCTGQGDSRRWVGSTSPTSQEKPPGTETEKFHTIYRFNAIRVLGYVSRLKLAQTAMTVIALPPGFYSYSQGLLTLNSLCLMSGIACFALAMLCWMSYFFRRLVGILYVNESGTMLRVAHLTFWGWRQDTYYAVSDMIPLTESKDQAQEVFVRIQQYSGKQTFYLTLRYGRILDKERFSQVFGTLTTLK